A segment of the Streptomyces sp. Tu 2975 genome:
GTGTCCCGAGCAGCGCGGGACGGCGGCGCTCCGACCTCAGTGTGCGCGCGCTCTCCAACGCGCGTTTGCCGCTGAGGAGGATCATGGCGACGGTGTACTCGGCGACCGGCAGGGCGTTGGCCGTCGCTGCGGAGGACACGGCGACGCCGCGTTCCCAGCATGCCTCCGTGATGTGGCCCCGTACGGATCCGGCCGTGTGGACGACGGCGCGCAGCCGGGGTGCGGCGTCGAGTGCCGCTCGGTCCAGCGGCGGGCAGCCCCAGCCGGTGACCAGGACCTCGGTGTCGCGGAGGACTTCGCGCGCCCGCCCGGTGGAGAAGTCGTCGAGGGCGGGGCCGGGCGCGAGATCACAGACGTCGGCGAGGGCGGCCAGGGCGCTGGGGGCGAGTACGGCGGCTGCCGCGTCCGGTGCCATGGCGAGTGCGGCACGGGGGCGGGCGGAGCGGCCGGGGGCTGCACCGGTGGAGCGGGGCATCTCTCTCCTCGCGAGGTGGGCGGACGGGCCGCGGGTGTGTCCGTCCCACCGCGGGCCCGGACAGAAACCGCTTGCACAGGAAGCCGGCGGGACGGCGGGGTGACTCGGGAGCACGGAATACGAAGCATCCTGAGCGACTGCTCGATCAAGGTCAAGAGAACGATCGGACGAAACTCAAACGGTCGAACGATCGGTACGAAGGCTTTGGGCAGAGCCGCGGATCTTCAACTCAGGGAGTAGTTCGGACCGTTGAGGCGGGACGCCGGGCCGGGTCATCCGGCGCACGAGCAGTTCGGCGGCCACTCGCCCCACCGCGGCCTTCGGCGGTGCGACGGCGGTGAGCGGGACACTGCCGAAAGCCGCCACGACGTCGTCGTAGGCCACCACCGAGCAGTCCTGGGGCACGCTCACCCCGTTGTCGGCGAGTTGCTGCACCAGCATCAGGGCGTCGACGTCTCCGTGCAGCACGGCAGCCGTGAAGTCGCGCTCCCGTAGCAGGTGGGCGAGCCCGTCGCCGGAGACGGGACCGACCGGATCGCCAGCCCCCGGTCCCGGAACGGAAGCGTCGCCGGGGGCCTCCGAGGTCGAGCCGCTCAGCACGACGGCCCAGTCCTCGATCTCCTCACGGTCCCCGGCGATCCGGGCGAAGGCCGCACGCAGCGCCCGCGCCGTCGGGCTGTCGTCCCGCGCGGCCAGCACGATCCTGCGGTGTCCCAGCGACACGAGGTGGTCGACCGCGAGATGCATCCCGTACCAGTGGTCGGAACAGACGGAGTCCAGGGCGTGCAGCACGCTCCCCCGACGCGGCCTGCGCTCCATCAGCACCGTGGGCACGTCCAGGCCTGCGAGCCAGGCGTGACCGGCCTCCTCCTCGGCCACCGTGCGCCACCGCGGGGCGATCAGCAGCCCGCGAGCCCCCTCGGCCAAGGCGCGCTCCACGAGGGGTTGTTCGGCGCCGGCGCCCTGCGGCGTGATGTGCAGGGCCACCCGTGTCCCGGCGGCGTCCAGGACGGCACGTGCACCGTGCATGGTCTCGTACAGATAGGAATGGCGCTCAGGGACGACGAGAGCGACCGCCGCACCGTCCGCGGCATCCGAAGACGCGGACGCCGGCTCCTGCGCCTGCGCCCCCGACTCGAGCGAACGGGCGACCCCGTGCCCGCGCCGCAACCGGCCCGCCCTGGCCAGCTCCTCCACGTCCCGGCGCGCGGTCACGACCGAGACCTCCAGTTCGCCGGCGAGGTCGCTGACCCGCACCGAACCTCTCGACCGCACCACAGCGAGGATCCGCCCCCGCCGCACCTCGCTCGGCTCCCGCATGCCCCGTGGCCTCCCCTGACGCGTCGCCGCTGATCGTTCGACCGTTCGGCAGGAGAATACCGATCACGGCGTGGAGCGCGGCCCCGGCGCCCGCTGCCTGTCGGAGCGGGCGGACGCGTCGCGGGTCAGCCGGTTGATTCGTCCGGTGGCGGAGTCCCCTGTGGCCCACCCTCGTCGCTGGGGGCTCCACGCGGGCGGGCACCCGCCTCGTCCATGTCGGGCACGTCCTGCCCCGTCTCCTCGGACTGCTCGTCGTCACGGCCCTGACCGGCCGCCCTGACCGGCGAGTCCTGATCG
Coding sequences within it:
- a CDS encoding substrate-binding domain-containing protein — protein: MREPSEVRRGRILAVVRSRGSVRVSDLAGELEVSVVTARRDVEELARAGRLRRGHGVARSLESGAQAQEPASASSDAADGAAVALVVPERHSYLYETMHGARAVLDAAGTRVALHITPQGAGAEQPLVERALAEGARGLLIAPRWRTVAEEEAGHAWLAGLDVPTVLMERRPRRGSVLHALDSVCSDHWYGMHLAVDHLVSLGHRRIVLAARDDSPTARALRAAFARIAGDREEIEDWAVVLSGSTSEAPGDASVPGPGAGDPVGPVSGDGLAHLLRERDFTAAVLHGDVDALMLVQQLADNGVSVPQDCSVVAYDDVVAAFGSVPLTAVAPPKAAVGRVAAELLVRRMTRPGVPPQRSELLPELKIRGSAQSLRTDRSTV